One genomic window of Quercus lobata isolate SW786 chromosome 9, ValleyOak3.0 Primary Assembly, whole genome shotgun sequence includes the following:
- the LOC115959550 gene encoding protein SHORTAGE IN CHIASMATA 1 — MRTRFLNIDYFSPIQALEPQAFLHLPVPHLPPPPSLSSFNDLFTSFASPLHVSSALHDLPLDSALSDFLSAVLPHRIDHADIEHSDAAAPTPRFRETRLSQQEAEVLYEEKEVESQGTCGTETLEIGLPNKDNRDASRYEVIQFETPEPNVFLEDACSFEKYEIQNLSEVPDNENNQEMLRQALTMQCPYEVQELIYSVENVASEYYMEQNIYVLEDDGSVQDQMCFGRSIFPSLEVDETSLGTLTCSSIKEELLLHLENTERQCWLHKDDLVIDSEELLGSRGCDISQFLSDNFLSQQCLESELASVDMFPEMDFISMVETLQIEGNSSVSPVIFEEFQFLDMDSSQFFVVFFKTQTTDEPETCDCMFRGDMNFKNFNELIVSHELALVDNIFKSLPVPLFSDHEKIRSLSSIVEEILADLKPQPLSASDGIYLDWHLLDEDKCNSRIYSSYQSMLEEVDSHSFDFDLEAFDNGKLVFDFVFSDNALNGPNTEENKESRKFLSDVISVPNGDIVGGTSNKLLDDQYPEPGNGEHLAEKSAERTLLFKSMSQFNDLDFFLNPRKANSGNVDSTINTVDTNAMIPDVPSSHSKAACLSTGVQLQSWEIVLYQVKLSNTIMLIIDNFEKSYLAVLQNERELIKTDLPLLAADNHKLLSLPKQKLMDCIKKINAQRTTSHGDENIMELVTLCAIKQMAWFMCFYGILPVHLYVDKLCQSLECLKSRLGILQSLIEDAHKKTDREICSLHPSLTVIQEILRSNTTKSNLKVLIVAEKIFWWSLKSLLMSLGLSFSEFQNYYPHAKEPDLCKTDFEFTRTDTSLVPDCLLASHEHISASFPFNKFNIILEYGGSYGISRISSFSPNLVGLPPIHFLKVELDKSSTCEALCEGVDMPCYSETTMQEDGNIKKLEKLLNFLPIENTFDMGSSGAADEAEACCMPLPLPTMPFAMKSENISQSMVSSPETIIIVNTQNFDKQMIVSRRSTYQKILAMEKEGAQVVERDSDLPVDVIMSSAICLAWYDCRNIGKKATALDEASSSMPMCVENIATNVLTLLSFAFSGCILVFEGDVNFLSTVMESSDGFYAAAASLGIDLQIFCSYSSELTDDIILSCISYVIKLTRGLFPKMPESETLAESFLTKFPSINPLTAHAILSSGGILVEFLEGSHERRIHAIENYLVSDESVTLFSALCKYGERDDSKSIMTDCSSSVSSGPDSERCRFNVDSGRKRRKYSGSPHKIDIDMDDLLCFEPLNQITADNLDPSTVSKSLNQWMSKDYELFDEFRTPSLTSNGLFGQKQGLDMGMMIKPSSVTKPCDSQFSKSPPISNEIKKPYFSLSDKKFGQNQGSDLAMMNNLDWLSAKKPENLQDLIGEVIDLTDSPVSGKDLSSFDNSPNFSFWVPEMDGDSSRKSKIARRLSFDEGGHPTCLMAVEMNSNSDIWNFKKDQRQTVPGVNDYPDTDFNDIFPVKHRGMPNEGLTQRSAGNSKELSFQEKEMSSYGGTPLSNALRSAHPQQNSPWTIEFLNRIREKSRMRHQSLPYDAVAPSLEYSGNVSKVSKRRSPSILEFFKYQGGSTPKKAPEQKRQKRSIMPSSSSKNEKISSSVLPTSTPADKRARQTLSFAMNGSGGQTKLVWSDGARSLNKRFQNQI, encoded by the exons ATGCGAACTCGGTTCCTGAACATCGACTACTTCTCTCCGATCCAAGCCCTAGAACCCCAAGCCTTCCTCCACCTCCCAGTCCCTCACCTTCCTcctcctccctctctctcctcCTTCAACGACCTCTTCACCTCCTTCGCTTCGCCTCTCCACGTTTCCTCCGCTCTCCACGACCTCCCTCTCGATTCCGCTCTCTCCGATTTCCTCTCCGCCGTTCTCCCTCACCGCATCGACCATGCCGATATCGAACACTCCGATGCCGCCGCTCCAACACCTCGCTTCCGCGAGACTCGGCTTTCGCAG CAAGAAGCTGAGGTTCTCTATGAGGAGAAGGAAGTGGAGAGTCAAGGAACTTGTGGAACTGAAACTCTGGAGATTGGACTGCCAAAT AAGGATAATAGAGATGCAAGCAGATATGAAGTAATCCAATTCGAAACACCAGAACCGAACGTGTTCTTG GAAGATGCCTGCTCTTTTGAGAAATATGAAATACAAAATCTGTCTGAAGTTCCAGACAATGAAAATAATCAG GAAATGCTTAGGCAAGCACTTACGATGCAATGTCCTTATGAGGTTCAAGAATTGATTTATTCAGTTGAAAATGTTGCTTCAGAGTACTACATGGAGCAAAACATTTATGTCTTGGAAGATGACGGTTCTGTTCAGGATCAAATGTGCTTTGGCCGAAGCATATTTCCTTCTCTAGAAGTTGATGAAACAAGTCTGGGAACTTTGACATGCTCGTCTATAAAGGAAGAACTTCTTTTACATCTTGAAAACACTGAGCGCCAATGTTGGCTTCATAAGGATGACTTGGTCATTGACAGCGAGGAACTTTTGGGCTCAAGGGGATGTGATATCTCACAGTTTCTTTCAGATAATTTTCTATCACAGCAATGCCTGGAATCTGAACTGGCATCTGTGGACATGTTCCCAGAAATGGACTTCATAAGCATGGTGGAAACTTTACAGATTGAAGGAAACTCCTCTGTGAGCCCTGTTATTTTTGAGGAATTCCAGTTCCTTGATATGGATTCGTCTCAATTTTTTGTTGTCTTCTTTAAGACACAGACCACAGATGAACCAGAAACATGTGACTGCATGTTTAGGGGAGACATGAACTTTAAGAATTTTAATGAATTGATTGTTAGTCATGAACTAGCCTTGGTAGATAACATATTCAAATCATTGCCTGTTCCTCTTTTCTCTGATCATGAAAAGATAAGGTCACTATCCTCCATTGTTGAAGAAATACTAGCTGACTTAAAGCCACAGCCCCTATCTGCATCTGATGGGATATACTTGGATTGGCATCTTTTGGATGAAGATAAATGCAACTCTAGAATCTATTCTTCCTATCAGAGTATGTTGGAGGAGGTAGATTCACATAGCTTTGATTTTGATCTGGAAGCTTTTGATAATGGCAAGTTGGTATTTGACTTTGTTTTCTCGGATAATGCTTTGAATGGGCCAAACACAGAAGAAAACAAGGAATCACGGAAGTTTCTTTCTGATGTCATTTCTGTGCCTAATGGTGATATTGTGGGAGGGACTTCAAACAAATTGTTGGATGATCAATATCCAGAACCAGGAAATGGAGAACATTTAGCTGAAAAAAGTGCTGAGAGGACTTtgttgttcaagtctatgtCACAATTCAATGATCTTGATTTTTTCTTGAATCCTCGGAAAGCTAATTCTGGGAATGTTGACTCTACTATTAACACTGTTGACACTAATGCTATGATTCCCGATGTTCCATCCAGTCACTCAAAGGCAGCATGTTTGTCCACTGGAGTACAATTGCAGAGTTGGGAAATTGTGTTGTATCAAGTTAAGCTTTCTAATACTATTATGCTCATCATAGACAACTTCGAAAAGAGCTATCTAGCTGTCCTgcaaaatgaaagagagctgATAAAGACAGATCTCCCACTTCTAGCAGCAGATAACCATAAATTGCTCAGccttccaaaacaaaaattgatggactgcattaagaaaataaatgcaCAAAGAACCACTTCTCACGGAGATGAAAACATTATGGAACTTGTTACCTTATGTGCAATTAAACAGATGGCTTGGTTCATGTGTTTTTATGGAATCCTTCCAGTGCATCTTTATGTAGACAAGTTATGTCAAAGCTTGGAATGCTTAAAATCAAGACTCGGCATCCTACAGTCCTTGATTGAAGATGCACACAAGAAGACTGACAGAGAAATATGTAGCTTACATCCCTCACTGACTGTTATTCAGGAGATTTTGCGTTCAAACACTACCAAGAGTAACTTAAAGGTATTGATTGTGGCTGAAAAAATATTCTGGTGGTCGTTGAAGAGTTTGTTGATGTCGTTGGGATTATCATTTAGTGAGTTCCAAAATTACTATCCACATGCAAAGGAACCAGATCTGTGTAAAACAGACTTCGAGTTTACTAGAACAGATACCTCGCTGGTTCCAGATTGCCTATTGGCATCCCATGA GCATATTTCTGCATCATTTCCCTTCAACAAATTCAACATAATCTTGGAATATGGAGGTTCGTATGGCATATCTAGAATATCGTCTTTTTCCCCAAATCTGGTTGGATTGCCTCCTATTCACTTCTTGAAAGTGGAACTGGATAAATCTAGCACTTGCGAAGCACTGTGTGAAGGCGTTGATATGCCCTGTTATAGTGAAACGACAATG CAAGAGGATGGGAATATCAAGAAGTTGGAGAAACTGCTAAACTTTTTACCCATTGAGAACACTTTTGACATGGGATCTTCAGGAGCTGCAGATGAAGCAGAAGCTTGCTGTATGCCTCTGCCACTTCCCACCATGCCATTTGCAATGAAATCTGAGAATATTTCACAAAGCATGGTGTCTTCCCCTGAAACAATCATCATTGTGAacactcaaaattttgataagCAAATGATAGTATCCAGAAGAAGTACCTACCAAAAAATTCTTGCCATGGAGAAAGAAGGAGCACAGGTTGTGGAACGAGATTCAGATTTGCCTGTGGATGTTATAATGAGTTCTGCTATTTGCTTAGCATGGTACGATTGCAGAAACATTGGAAAGAAAGCAACTGCATTAGATGAAGCTTCTTCATCCATGCCTATGTGTGTTGAGAATATTGCAACAAATGTTTTAACATTGCTGAGTTTTGCATTCAGTGGCTGCATTCTG GTCTTTGAGGGAGATGTCAACTTCCTTTCCACTGTAATGGAATCCTCTGATGGATTCTATGCTGCAGCAGCAAGCCTGGGAATTGATTTGCAGATCTTTTGCTCCTATTCATCTGAGTTGACGGATGATATTATATTGAGCTGCATCAGTTATGTGATTAAGTTGACTAGAGGCCTATTCCCTAAAATGCCCGAGTCAGAAACTCTTGCAGAATCATTTCTTACCAAATTTCCTTCCATTAATCCTTTGACAGCTCATGCAATACTGTCTTCAGGAGGCATTCTCGTTGAATTTCTTGAAGGGTCACATGAACGCAGGATCCATGCAATCGAAAACTACCTTGTTTCTGACGAGAGTGTCACCCTGTTTAGTGCTTTGTGCAAATATGGTGAGCGGGATGATTCTAAATCTATAATGACGGACTGCTCTTCCTCAGTATCTTCTGGTCCTGACTCAGAGAGGTGTCGTTTTAATGTGGATTCTGGAAGAAAAAGACGAAAATACAGTGGCAGCCCTCACAAAATTGACATAGATATGGATGACTTACTGTGTTTTGAGCCATTAAACCAAATCACTGCTGACAACTTGGATCCTTCTACAGTATCCAAGTCATTAAATCAGTGGATGTCAAAAGATTATGAGCTATTTGATGAGTTCAGAACACCAAGTTTAACTTCAAATGGTTTATTTGGTCAAAAACAGGGATTGGATATGGGTATGATGATAAAGCCCTCCAGTGTTACCAAGCCATGTGATTCTCAATTCTCTAAAAGTCCTCCCATATCAAATGAGATAAAAAAGCCTTATTTCTCTTTGAGTGACAAAAAGTTTGGTCAAAATCAGGGATCAGATTTGGCTATGATGAACAATTTGGATTGGCTTAGTGCCAAGAAACCTGAGAATCTGCAGGACCTTATAGGTGAAGTTATTGACCTAACCGATAGTCCTGTATCAGGTAAGGACTTGTCTTCTTTTGATAATTCCCCgaatttttcattttgggtGCCTGAGATGGATGGTGACTCCTCAAGAAAGTCTAAAATTGCAAGAAGATTGTCATTTGATGAAGGCGGTCACCCTACTTGCTTGATGGCTGTGGAGATGAATTCAAATTCAGATATCTGGAATTTTAAGAAAGATCAGAGGCAAACTGTGCCAGGAGTCAATGATTACCCAGATACAGATTTCAATGATATTTTTCCTGTAAAACACCGTGGAATGCCCAACGAAGGCTTAACACAGAGATCTGCAGGAAATTCAAAGGAATTATCATTCCAAGAGAAGGAGATGTCATCTTAT